The DNA sequence CCGAGGGCAGGGTGACGCCGTCGACTACGACAAACATACCAAACAGGTTTTGACTTGGACGATCGGGGCAGGCTCCGGCAGCATCGCCACCGACGTGACGGTGACGGATGACCCGGCGGCCTGTGGGGGCATCCGGCCGAAGAAGCTGCTGCGCGGCTGCAATCCATGTCACGTGTCCGCCCCACGCCGTCACGATGACCCAGTGACGAGTGTTGCTCCGATTGCAGTGCTCGCACTGCTGGTTGCGCGCCGTCGGGCGCGTTCCCGACCCTTGTGCCGCCCGAAACCTCACTGATCGCTCCGCGCCGCGTGACGAAGGCGCGCTAAACTTTCCGCGGGAGACGCGATGCCCGACCTGGAGTTGATCTCGCGGCTGACGCTCGCGCTCTGGTTGGCCGTGCTGGCCATCGAGGTGTACGGTCGGTAGAGCAAAACGCTGGGCCACCGACCTCGGCCTCCCCTTCAAGAGCGACGCCTGGCGGCTCGACGTTGCCGTGCCGCGTTCTTTGCCGACGGAGTGCTGAGGCGACGACACTACTGGTCACGCCGACGACAATCGAATCCTGCTCGCGCGCAGGACCACGAGGAGAAACCCTTCCCCGTGGTTTCTCGACACGCGTTTCGAGCGGCAGGGCGAAGTCACCGACGTTCCTGCCTCAATACGGGATCGGCTCGTTGTTGTCGTCGTACACGTTGCCGGTCAACGTCGGGTTCGGATCGTCGATCACCCATGGTCCGTAGCCCGCGTCGCGGCCGAAGCGGTTGTTGATGACCTTGGTGTTCTTGGGCGCCGTCGCGCCCGAGCCGCGGATGTTCAGCGTCCAGCCGCCGCCCGAGAGCCAGCTGCACTCGATGGTGAGATCCTCGGTGGCGCCGCCGAGATCTCCAGTCTGGACCGCGGCGTTGCTCGCGCCCTCGAGCACGCTGTGTCGGATGGTCACGCCCTTGCCGCCGGTGGATTGCACGGCGTCGTTGTGCTCGCCCGGAGCGTTGGAGAGATCGTGAATGAAACAGTCCTCGATGGTGACGTTGGCGTCCGCCTTGAGGCCGTCGGCACTGCCGTGGATATTCAGCCGTCGCGCGGTGTAGTTCACGAACGAGATCGCTGCAGTCGCGTCGCCGCCCTTGCCGATGATCTCGCTGTCTTCGACCACGAGCCCCGTGTTGTCGTTGTCGAAGTAGCGAATCGGGTAGTAGTCGGCGCTCGTGATGCGCACCTTGCGGATCGTCACGTTGTTGGCGAGCACGGTGATGGCGCCGGTGATGTCGAGGCCCTCGATGATCGCGCCGTCGGTGTCGACCGTGATGTTACCGCTCGGTTTCAGCTGCGTGCCGGCCGGCACTCCCGTGTTGTTCGGGCCGGGTTTGTCGCCGTTGCAGATGCCAGAGCCCGCCGCGCCGCCCGTGTTGCCACCGCCCGTGTTGCCACCGCCCGTGTTGCCACCGCCGGCCGCGCCGCCGCTGCCGCCGGTCGCGCCCGCGCCACCGCTCGCGCCACTGCCACCCGTTGCTGGGCTCGCGCTGTCCTCCCCCGAGCTGCAGCCCAGCCCCACCGACAACAACAGCACCCAAACGCACGCCCGAAGCATGAGCGGATGATGCCACGATTTTGGGGCGCAGCCTCGCCGCGGGAGCAGTCAGTCGGCTCTGGCCTCGCTTCGCGTGCACTCAGCCGTCCGGATCTGGAGAAGCTCGGAAGCGGTATCCCACGCCGCGCACCGTCTCCACGTAGTTCCGAGCAGCTCCCAGCTTCTCGCGCAGGCGCTTGACGTGGGTATCGACGGTCCTGACTGTGACGCCAGCGCGAATGCCCCAAACGTCGTCGAGCAACGTGGCCCGGGTCTGCACTCGGTTCTTGCGACCGAAGAGCGTCAGCAGCAGTCGGAACTCCAGCACGGTGAGCTCGACTTCCCTCCCTTCGACCCAGAGGCGGTGGGCGTCCCGGTCGATTTCCAGGCAGCCGAACACGCTGTTCCGGGTCCGCCTCGACAGGCCGAGGAGCGCTCACTCGCCGGAGGAGCGCGTTGACTCTGAGCATGACCTCCCGCACGCTGAACGGTTTGACGACGTAGTCGTCCGCGCCCACCTCGAAGCCCACCACGCGGTCGATCTCGTCCCCACGCGCGCTCAGAATGATCACGGGCACGTGCCGAGTTGCGTGCGCTCCGCGCAATGCCCGGCAAACCTCGGTCCCCGGGATGTCCGGCAACACCATGTCCAGCAGCACGAGGTCGAGGTGCTCCGACTGAGCGATCCGCAGCGCGTCCGCTCCGCGGCCCACGCAGAGCGGATCGTGACCCGACTGTCGGAGACCGTAGGCGATCACCTGGCAGAGATCCGCCTCATCTTCGACGATGAGCACCTTGGCCATCTACGTCAGAGCTACCGCCATCGAGTGACGTTCGAGTGACGGGAGCACGCCGTTTCTGGGGCGACTGCTCGGGATCCGCGCCTCGTCGCCCACACTCCCGCAGCCGCCCGCGTCGCCTCGCCGAGGGCGGCTTCCGGGATCGTCCGCCTACTTCTCGGCCCAGTCGATCCAGGCCCCGGTGAGCCAGTTGCCATCCTTGAAGGCGCCCTTCTTGGAGCCGGTGACCTTGGCGTTGGGACCGCTGGTCTCCTGACAGTCCGTGGTCTTGAAGCCGGGGTCGGTGGTGTTGTTACCCGCGCCGGCGTTGAACCACGCCGTCTCGTCGAAGCCGTTGTCGTTGTCGGTCTCGGACGCGTTGGCAACGTTGCTGGTCAGCATGTCGAACAGCGTGGTGTTGGTGATGGTGACCGCCGGAGCCGACAGCGTGCCGAATCCATCGCGAGCATCCAGCCCGTAGCTGAAGCCGACCGCCACCAGGTTGTCGATGCTGCCGGTAATGCCGCGGCGGAGCACCGCGGCATAAGTCGTCTTGCCGACGTCCGTGCCGAATCCGCACATAGTCACATTCTTGGCCACCGGGTGCGTGACGGGGGTCGCCGCGTTGTTGTTCTTGTTGTTGTCCCACTCGTAACCGTTGGGGTCGCTCGAAGGGTTCTTGCGCTTGCGACCAAACAACGTGTCGATCGTGCCCGTGAAACCTCGGTCTGTGTCGAACATGTCGTCGCCGTCCACGTTGCAGATCAGGTGATCGGCGCTGACGGTGCCGCCAAACCACTCGAAGCAGTCGTCGAGCGTCTGGCTCACCATCACGTGGTTGATCTTCGTCCCACTGCCGACGGCCCCAAAGGTGAGGCCATTGACCTCGTTATCCGTGCTCAGTTCGTAGCCGCCATACTCGATGCGCGCGTAGCTGATGCTGCCGCTGTTGTCTGCGTCGTCAGTGCCTCCGTAGTGGTTCTCGGGCTGATCCGCCAGGCCTTCGACGACGGCGTCGACGTCGTTCGTCTTGGCCTTGCCGAGCAATATGACGCCGCCCCAATCGCCCGCCGCGCGGCTGCCCACCGGCTGTTGGCTCGTGAACAGAATCGGCTCGTTCTCCTTGCCCTGTGCGTCGATCTTGGCGCCCTTGGTGATGACGAGCACACCGATGGGGCTCTTGGTGCCCTCGATGCGTGTGCACGGTTCGATGGTCAATGTGGCGCCGCTCGAGACGTGGGTGATGTCTTTGAGAGTCCAGACCTTGTCGGCGGTAAGTGTCATGCTCGTCTTGACCGGGTTCGGGATGTCGGCCTTGCTCTTCCCAGTGCCACTCAGGTCGCACGCCGTGCCGCCGCTACCGCCGGAGCCCGAGGCACCGCCGGAGCCCGAGGCGCCGCCCGAACCCGAGGCTCTCCAGCTCCGCCCATCGCGCCGCTTCCGGCAGCCCCGCCGCTGCTGGTGCCGCCGCTGCTGGTGCCGCCGGACCCCGAAGCTCCGCCGGTCGCGCTGCTTCCGCCGGCTCCGCCGTTGTTCTTGCCCCCGCTGTCGTCGCTGCCGCAGGCCGAGGCACAAATCAGGGACAGTGTTGCGGCGCTGCCAAGCATCGAAAGACGACCAAAGCTCTTCATGAGGTGTTCTCCTGTTGGTGTGACGTGGCGCACTTTGCCCTGTGCGCGTTGCCTCCAAGTGCCACGTTCGTGACCTTTGTGTGATCACGGACGCACGGAGTCGTCACGACGAAGTCGTCAAAAAGCCACGCGTCAGTAAGTGTAGGTAGCACCGACCGAAACCACGCTGCCGGATGTGTACTTGCTCACGACCGGAGCGTCGTGGTCCGCGCCTTGCGTCACGAGGTGCGGCGCGTTCAGGATGTTCGAGGCGGAGGCCTTGACCTGAAAGTGTGAGTTGATGTCTGGCTCGCGCTCAGATCGATCACGTGCCGGGGTGCTCGTAGGCATCCGGAATGTCTTGCGAGCCGACTTGCACGATGCGCTTGCCGGCCACGTTGTACAGCAGCCGGACCGTCGTCCCTCTCGAACCCGCGTAGTCGAGCGCCAGGTTCAGCACCCAAGGCGCTTGGTTGGTCATGGGGCGAGAAGCGTTGGTCAGATACTCTCGAGCCGCACCACTCAGCTGAATGCGCGACTGAGCCAGCGTGAGGTTTGCGATGCCAGTGAACTCCTTCAAGCTCCTGCTGAGAAACCCCAGATCCTTTCGGGCTTCGGCTCCATGCCGTAGAGGTCTGCCCTTCGGCGTTCTGGAACGTGACGAGCCCGCGGTCGCCGCTGGCGATGGCCACCGTCTCGATGGGGGTCCGAGAAGCGTTTGTAAAATACGGTGGTGGCGAGGACCTCCTTGAGCGTCGGAAAAAACTCGAAGCGCAGGTCGGCATTGATGATGCGGGTCATCTTCAGGTCGGGGTTGCCCGAGACGAAGCGCCCGCCGAAGAAGTCGCTGTAGGCGAACGGCGCGAGCTCTCGCAATTGCGGTCGCGCCAACGTCCGTGTCAGCGACGTCCTGAGCTTCGAGCGCTTGGTCACGCGTGAACACGGTGCCGAGGGCCGGCAGCAGATCTGTGCTGTCGATTCCGGCTGACTCTTGCGGTTCAGAGCTGAACTGGTCGAAGGGCTCGATGGTCTGCCGTATCACCTCAGGCGTTCGCCGGCGATCACGCGAAACCAAGGCGAGAGCGAGGCGTCCACCATGAAAAGTGGCGTAGACGTCCAGGTCGGCGTTGTAGGCGTCGACCGGCAACGTA is a window from the Myxococcales bacterium genome containing:
- a CDS encoding right-handed parallel beta-helix repeat-containing protein, whose product is MLRACVWVLLLSVGLGCSSGEDSASPATGGSGASGGAGATGGSGGAAGGGNTGGGNTGGGNTGGAAGSGICNGDKPGPNNTGVPAGTQLKPSGNITVDTDGAIIEGLDITGAITVLANNVTIRKVRITSADYYPIRYFDNDNTGLVVEDSEIIGKGGDATAAISFVNYTARRLNIHGSADGLKADANVTIEDCFIHDLSNAPGEHNDAVQSTGGKGVTIRHSVLEGASNAAVQTGDLGGATEDLTIECSWLSGGGWTLNIRGSGATAPKNTKVINNRFGRDAGYGPWVIDDPNPTLTGNVYDDNNEPIPY
- a CDS encoding TonB-dependent receptor, which produces MTKRSKLRTSLTRTLARPQLRELAPFAYSDFFGGRFVSGNPDLKMTRIINADLRFEFFPTLKEVLATTVFYKRFSDPHRDGGHRQRRPRARHVPERRRADLYGMEPKPERIWGFSAGA